The sequence atatcatttatagttttatatgtttttaagaGAAGATCCTCCCCCCGTGTCTTTATCTTGATGTTCTTATCTGACAGACAAGAGGAAGTGGTAAAGGTCCATGTTTATGTCAGAGCATCAGCGACATTGTCTTTCAGCAACGGAACAACAGTTTGCATGTAATAGCAACTTTTAATATTGTGTTAAGGAATCAACTTTAGAGGCAAGTTtagtgtgagaaagtgtgtttTACCTCCCAAATAAGACATAAACCTACATCACGTGAAGTCCTTATAGCTGATtaactgtattttaatttagcATCGACCAATAATAGATTTGAACAATACCTAGCTTTACTCCAAACTGCTGTATTTATGTGGGGTTACACGTGAAGTGCTTATCTGAACGGAGCAGCttttaaaagtaatttgatTGGTGGAATAACCCACGAAAGACTGCTGGCTGCTTATCTTTGATACAATTGCAGCAGGGTGCCTCACATCAGTGTAAAAGGAAGCCGAATCCAGGATGTGGTTTAATACCATCTGCCCTAAATTCATAGCATACTTCATATCTTTGTGTTCAGGCTGTTGCATCCAAAGCAGACAACTTGACATGAATGGTTATTTAGAAGTGTGTTCTCACTTTTACAGGCAGCAGCTAACATTGGTACCGTTTGCCTTCTTCCTTTCAGGACAGGAAGACTATGACAGACTACGGCCGCTTTCATACCAAGAAGCCGATCTGATTTTAGTCTGCTTTGATGTGACCAACCCCACCAGCCACGAGAATGTCCTGATAAAGGTGATCATGTCTATTGCGCATTCTCATCGGGCCAAGATACCGTTTCAAGATTTCTGgtaaagttgtgtgtgtgttcatgattGTTCGTCTGGTATGTTGGCTGCATTCCTGTCGATGTGATTAACTCATGTGACTGAGCCTGCATGTGGACATTGACCCTGCGTGCATGGCGGTAGGACTCAGTGTTGTGCTGCTGGGAAGTTCTCTTTTCTGAATCCTGAAGAACAAAGTCTGACGTTAAAAAGAGCAGACATACAATGACTCAGATCCTTAAAGTCTCATTTTGTATACCCAGTGGCACCCTGAGGTGAAACACTTCTGTCAGGACACGCCGGTCATCTTAATTGGCTGCAAGACTGACCTCAGGAAGGATAAAGAGTGTGCCAGGAAGCTCAAGGCTATGGACCAGGCTCCCATCACTTACACACAGGTACGGTAAAGGAGAGTTCAGACATCTTGTGATCTGTAAGAACGGTGCTTGAGATTACAGGATGTGAACTACAATGTGCAAGAGGAAGCACGCAAACCAGAACCTGCAACCACAGCTTCAAGACATCTCTTCCAGAAGAACATTCATCAGCTTACAAAGACTAAACTCTTGGTGTGTTTGGGGTGTAGGGCGAGGAGACCCGGCAGCAGATGAATGCAGTGCTCTACCTCGAGTGTTCGGCTAAGTATCAGGAGAACGTGGAAGATGTTTTCAGGGAGGCAACCAAAAGAACTTTGGCCTTTAATCGAAAACAAAAGAActacaagaggaagaagaactgTGTAGTTTTGTAAAGTCGGAAGAACCAATTCTTGAGGACTCTActggcttttttcccccttttgaaaACCATTCCATCACATTGCGAGTGGTTAGACTCTGAGACCAAAGATGTCCGGCGTCCTCGCATGGAGAACACATTGACCAGTGCTGTAGGTTTGGGCCTCACTGAGTCCTCAGCCCTTACTGTAACAAGAAAATAACTTATGACTAAACAGGAAAGACCATTTAGCAAGAAGCAGGTGTGTATGCAACTTGAAAAGCCTTCTGGCAATGTATTAGACAGGTttagtacttttattttttgataGAAAGCTTTGTACCATTTCCAAAACCATTGTGTTTTATGGAAATGTGCATATTAAAGTTGAACAAATAGTTCAACTATTgtcaactatttaaaaaaaaaaagaaactctcaGGTCAATTAAAATGTCTGAATCTGCTTTAAAAGCTGCAAGTACATAAGAGAATAGTTCAATATACTATAAATGTACTGTAGCTTTGACGGTTGTAAGAAAGAAACCGTCGAGCACCCAACAGTATTAGTTCATTtccagtagaaaaaaaaaaaaaaaaaaaaaaaaaaagtactagAATCTGTTTGGTAGTTGCGTAATCCCAAAGCTTTTCTTCACCAGCAGCGGCCCCTAGTGCCAGGAAAACTGAATGTGCGCAATGGATGAACAATTGCGGTATTTCCTACACATTGGACAAGAACCACAGAAATGGCAACACATTTCATTAGgtgtttaattattaatatatatttttttacaacaatgtACACAGATTGAGAAACCGTCTCTTGTTACTGATCAACTCAGCACCAGTTACAGCCTAGACATGAATGAGGAACACATTGCTCATCAGCTACATCATACAAATGAGGAAAGTTGTTGTGTGCACGTTCTGGCAGCTTTCGcattaaatgtaacattttggtctGTAACCTTTCCCTCAATAAAAGTGATACATAAAATATTGTGATTCTCTTCACCATGATTACTTTCTGGGAAATGACAAAGAAACGCTACCGTCTTTTGGCATTTTCAAAATGAAGAGACGTTTTGCTGTGACAGGCTGGAGGGACAATAAGGCATTAGAGATCCGACactgctgaaaaacaaaaagactttCAAACAAGCGCGAGACAGGAACCAGATGCCAAGATAGTCAACTAGGAAAAAAGCATCAGGTTTGGACATAAGTGAATTCATACAAATATGACTTTAGTATGTTAATTGGAATTAGAAAAACAACCCAGCAGTTTCAATCATCATTCTGCATCTTGGTCTCACAGTACCAGCACTAATAGCAGCATTTGATACTTTTCTGCAGCGTCACATAACACACACGTTCTTTGTTTCAGCACAAACAAATCTGTGCATGGCTTTGTAATAATGTGTGTAATAAACTTGAAGGAAGAGTGAGACCATTAGTGAAACAGATAAACAGACATTACAATTAGTGAGTGAGAACATGTAAGTGAGTTCACATGAAAACCCTCCTTAATtctcacagttttttttataaagaccGTACAAGTCTGTGTTCCTGTGACTCAGCCAAATAACCCAGTTTAGGCATTAgattgtacaaaataataaagttaTGGCTTTTGCAACCACTGCTAGAAGGAAAGGAACAGTGTTGCATTCCCTTGAAGTCCGTACTTATTtgaggacagaaaaaaagaaaagaaaaaaaagacaccaggAGATTTTTTTCTGAAATTGAGAGGCAGTCAAGTATAAGGTTTAAGTTGTCGACCTACAagtcttgtaaaaaaaacaaaaacacttgttAGCAGTGAAATAACACAACAGAGTTCATAACTACACATGAAACATTACAGAGATCTAGAAGTGAAGTGCCAAGTTGATCGTGTCCAATTTTGCCCAGAGACAGTTTGACCTGTGCCACTTCAGAGGTATGAAGCACATGACAGACGTTAGGTCTTCCAAAAGGCAAACAGTATTCTGTTCGGTTGATTGACGCTACCGGGCCGCTTTTAGTTGCATATGAGTTGAACAAAAGGCTCTCTGACAGATTCATGCGCCGACACAAACACCCAAATAAAAACCTCATTCGTCCTGCTCACTTTTTATGTACAGGATAACGAGTCAAACTGTTTGTCTACCAGTTGAACACCTCTTTGTGTTGGGACTCACTCTGCAGCAACATCAATGCAGTCATTAGAAAGCAGAAGCCTGTGGGGCCAGATACGTTGGCCGgacgttgctgctgctgctgctgctgccgtcgAAGCCGGAGAGAAAGAGTGGTTTCAGTTTCGTTTTCACCCCGGCCTGATCCTACTGTGGTCAGTTCATTAAGCCAATGTGCACGTAATTACTGGCCGTTTGGTAAGGATCGGAGGAGTTTTTTTGTCTCAGTCATTTTTCTGGACTGTGTCCTGGTTTTTCTGAACCTTTTGGTGGACGACTTTTAAAGTGGTGAGAACGTTCCCCAGGAATAGGATGAGAAATGTCAGTGCCAGCATAAATAcctggaagaaaaaaggagaacaaaaaatgTTGAACAAACAAACTGTAGCTCTCTGGATTTTGAACTGTGGAAGGGCTCGGACATGTTAAGTAGGTGTGGATAACATTTAGACTTTGACTCCATCACACGTCATTTCAATAAGGAAATTGAGTTATGATTGAGTTTGATGGAGACAAACTTTGCCAGCACATATTTTGACCTCCATTTGTGTGGACACTGCTTAgcaatagatttaaaaaaaggcctgtCATGCTTCTTTCCCCCCAGTCTGTCTCAATATAACTCTTGTACATTTAAACAAAGCATCTGCCAGTGGGTTCCTTACTTGCCACTCCTTACAGTCCTCATGTCGCCCCAAGCGAAACAGGGTCACCGAGTTGTAGAGCTGCCAAAACTGTGAAGGAAGAAGAGTCATTATCCTTCAGTGTTGACGTATGACCTGGttgcacaaacacattgttCTCTTCAGCTGATGcggttgctaaaaaaaaaaaaaaaaaagctcttaaaATTAACATCCATTTGTGCACTTTCTGCAGATGAAACACTAAACAATGCATGCAGATGTAAAATGGATTGCAAAGTACAACCACCTCCTGATTGTGATACATTTGTCAATAAACATAAGGCGATAAAAGCTGGAGTTTGATATCAAACAGATgtagggagaaaaaaaaataatgttatattCTGACTTACATGACCAAAAAAGAGGAatggcaaaagaaaagtgaggccTCTCCACATCCAGGACTGAAATCCCtctgcagaaaacacaaaagtgtAACAGTAACCTTGGGACAACGTGACACAGAATATGAAATATAGGGTTCATATGTAGGTACCCAGTTGTCAATTAGAAACGGTTTTAGAAGCAATATTCTAAGGTATTCAAACATCTGCTTGGCAGCATAACTGGTGTTAACAACTGTCTCCGTCTCTGACCTTTCCCCTATTTTTCTCCAGACATGGTGTTGCAGATGGCTCAAGAGTTCAAACGATCAAAATGACTACCTCCAAAAAGAGCTTACAACTTACCCACAGTGAGGTCCAGCTGATTTCTCTCCCCCAGAGTTCGCAGCCTGTATAAGCAGCCGCTCTGGTAGTAATACTGGAGGAACTGAACAAAGCCTGGAGGACAAACAGGAGGCAACAATGACGGATTACCACACAGAAATGACTAGATAATGACTGGAACCACCAGTGTGTGCAGAATGACTTGACTTCTGCTTTCTGGTTTGAAGAACTGCCTTTTATAAATGCAACCATTATCAGCAGGCTACGAGGAAGAATCTTCAGTCTGACATCCATAGCATAGAACGGGTCATGCTAAAACTCAACTTCTCTAATAAGATCTTAACACTTCAAGATGCCAATTGATTACGTCCACTGAAATTGGGTCCATATAACGTCAGCTATTAGTTTGAGGAAAGTCGTGTTTACTTCCTCTAAATGTTTAGATGTCCAGCGACTATATGTTGGTGTCACTGACAAAACAATTCACAACGTTTCACTGCAGTTTATGTTGCAGGTGAATCCAGATTCAAAACATGAATGGAAGGTAATTATTTTCTTATCTCCTTTTTGTTATTCACTagcaaaatacaaaacattcacATAGAACTGAAATTAGTTGTTTAATCACTGTATTAATAAAGTTAATAATCAGACCATTCTTCAGCAACTAGTTTAATAGTTTAATCGCTTTAGTAATTTCTCAAAACAAAACTTCCACCTTTTCTCTGGTTACAGCTACTCCAATCTTTGATTTTTGGACTGTAGTTCAGACCAAACAAGAATTCACTTTAGGCTTTGACAAACTCATCATTAATCAAGTAAGAAAATAATTGGCAGATTAAATCAATGAAATAAATCATCATTAGTTGCAGCACCATATTCAGGTATTTATCAagggaaataaaacaagatgcATATGTAACAGAAGTTCTCCTTTATCTCCTCCAGCTGGTGTAACCGATGATGAAATACTGACTGACAGCACATGGCAGATTGCCTCAAATGTCCCAAAGTGTGGCTACACAACATAAAAACCCTGAAACGCAATGTTGGTCATGAGACAACAAAGAGGGACTACGTGTTCCCCGTTTAAGCGACAGCACACTAAAGAAAGAACTAACTGCTGCTTTTTGAGAATTAACCACCTCATGCTTGGTAAGCCCGGCACAATGGTAAGAAAAGACATCATTCCAACTGAAAAATGGATCCACCAACCAAACTTCCTAAATGGAGTCACTGAGGGAATTATACACTGGATGCAGATTTGATTCAAACCCAGACCTCCACAAAAGATGTTTCTGGTTATGACTCAGAGAGCCTTCACCATATTGTACATGCACGGCAATGTAATAAACAGATTAAATTCTTACTCTGATAGATGGAGAAAGCGAGGAACTGGCTCCGAAACATCTGATACATGGGCCCCTCTGGCCTATAAAACGACACAAGGgtaaacaaaaactaaataaaggaAGTGCAGCCTTTATCGTCTTTGCAGTCGCTAACCTGTACGTGTTTGAACTCAATGCTGAAACAATGTCACAcgaagaatttaaaaaaaaaagacaaacactcaCCAGGTGAGCATCACACCCGACAGAAAGGTGGATACGTAATGGTGAGACACCCACCAACCTTTGATCCTAGAAAGCATAAAAAGGACccagttattaaaataaattgctTGCGCCATAGAGAAATAAAACCctatttttcaataaaacaaagcaAGAAAAATAATGAACTATGAACGAGTGCTCTGTGGTTTTACTTTTCAGTCCCAACAGACTGCAGTGCCTCTGGATTGATGTCCCAACATACCTGGAGCCATTGCTCATGAGGATGCTTTCCCTTATGGTCAACGTACAGTAGTACCACACCAACAGAAAGTTGAAGATTTCATCAGTGACtctgaaacaaaataaaatagcgAGATACTCTTTAGATTTTAATAAATCAACAACAATGATGATTGAGGGGAAAAAGTTCTCACCGATAGTTGAGAAAGAAGAGGCAGGTTATGGCTCCAAACATCAGGATTATTGTCATGTAAAGCTTGAACTTCTCATACTCGTCTTTGTAGGCAAATCTATGTGAATAAATTGAGGTTAAAATTAAGATGCAACATACACAAATCTAAAACATACTTTTCAGACTGCCCTTGAGGGTGAATACTTTACATACTTTGCATGGTCGCTGAGAAGTGTTACGTTCACATTGCCGAGGACTAAATTCAGGTACAGCCTGAAAacgcacagaaaaaaaaaattagattcACTGTCTGAAAAGTTGAGTGAATTGTCAACAAGCAAAAGTACTGACCCGTTTTTCTTTGGCAAGTATGCTTCCAtatcaaaaaacacatttcctttttccttGATTTGGGATTTGATATCCGTTATTAGTTTCAATTCTTTCTCGTCACATTTTTGTGAACACCTacggagaaaaaaacaatatgatcATGAGTggaattattattgtttcattattttgagaCAGTAA is a genomic window of Cyclopterus lumpus isolate fCycLum1 chromosome 12, fCycLum1.pri, whole genome shotgun sequence containing:
- the rhof gene encoding rho-related GTP-binding protein RhoF; its protein translation is MTHSGAGSGTANGATKRGDELKIVVVGDGGCGKTSLLLVYAKGDFPENYAPSVFEKYVTTISLRGKEITLNLYDTAGQEDYDRLRPLSYQEADLILVCFDVTNPTSHENVLIKWHPEVKHFCQDTPVILIGCKTDLRKDKECARKLKAMDQAPITYTQGEETRQQMNAVLYLECSAKYQENVEDVFREATKRTLAFNRKQKNYKRKKNCVVL
- the tmem120b gene encoding transmembrane protein 120B; translation: MSKPKFQTEWEEIDEEYQQLQETHKVYRQKLEELTNLQTTCSSSISKQRKCLKDLRHSLTKCSQKCDEKELKLITDIKSQIKEKGNVFFDMEAYLPKKNGLYLNLVLGNVNVTLLSDHAKFAYKDEYEKFKLYMTIILMFGAITCLFFLNYRVTDEIFNFLLVWYYCTLTIRESILMSNGSRIKGWWVSHHYVSTFLSGVMLTWPEGPMYQMFRSQFLAFSIYQSFVQFLQYYYQSGCLYRLRTLGERNQLDLTVEGFQSWMWRGLTFLLPFLFFGHFWQLYNSVTLFRLGRHEDCKEWQVFMLALTFLILFLGNVLTTLKVVHQKVQKNQDTVQKND